Proteins encoded by one window of Acuticoccus sp. MNP-M23:
- a CDS encoding MFS transporter, whose product MLVGRLTTLRFGPCLDWRTSAKQGIDGGEDGSGLLQLKSEPESICLIVACAIEPKSLTRKPLRIHAEENAMSGRFRWVVVALLFLITIINYIDRSAIAFAIHEIEAEFQLSSASVGLILGAFGIGYILTTLIGGIVADRFGAKITLGVVAVVWSLSMGFMGLATGFVMLYAARIALGAAEGPSFPALNKAVHGWLPAQERGTALAGALVAVPLALAAGAPIVSSLIGWLGWRGMFVVLGVLVLIWLPLWLILFKDDPAASLHVSPKERDLIASAGAEGATTETAERKGWMVLLTTPTLLANYFAYFVFGYFLFFFMTWLPSYLRKSYGLDLSQVGLVAVLPWLTAAVALVIGGRISDRTLARTGNYRRSRTYQIALTQAVAALAVIPVALTGDVTIAVAGITVAVAAALAPNAAFYAVVVDVVPRYAATAMGVMTVWFAAAGFLAPVITGALLQFTGDFRYAFLLMAVLATLSVLGLLVFHRPDVDRKRLAGL is encoded by the coding sequence ATGCTGGTTGGCCGCCTCACAACGCTCAGGTTCGGTCCTTGCCTGGACTGGCGCACCTCAGCAAAACAGGGCATCGATGGCGGTGAAGACGGTTCAGGTCTTCTCCAGCTCAAATCTGAGCCAGAAAGCATTTGCCTGATCGTCGCTTGCGCAATTGAGCCGAAGTCGCTGACGCGAAAACCGTTGCGTATACATGCCGAGGAGAATGCCATGTCCGGACGGTTTCGCTGGGTTGTAGTTGCGCTTCTGTTCCTTATTACCATCATCAATTACATCGACCGTTCGGCAATCGCATTTGCGATCCACGAAATTGAAGCTGAATTTCAATTAAGCTCGGCTTCGGTCGGTCTGATTCTTGGTGCCTTCGGGATCGGTTATATTCTGACGACTTTGATCGGCGGCATCGTCGCCGATCGCTTTGGCGCCAAGATCACGCTCGGTGTTGTTGCGGTGGTGTGGTCGCTGTCCATGGGGTTCATGGGTTTGGCGACCGGGTTCGTCATGTTGTACGCGGCGCGAATTGCACTGGGCGCAGCCGAAGGGCCGAGCTTTCCGGCTTTGAACAAAGCTGTCCATGGCTGGCTCCCGGCGCAGGAGCGCGGGACCGCACTTGCCGGCGCGCTGGTGGCTGTTCCCCTCGCGCTTGCGGCCGGCGCGCCGATCGTGTCGAGCCTCATTGGATGGCTCGGCTGGCGCGGCATGTTCGTTGTCCTGGGCGTCCTCGTTCTGATCTGGCTCCCGCTCTGGCTCATCCTCTTCAAGGACGATCCCGCGGCCTCCTTGCATGTCTCGCCGAAGGAACGCGACCTGATCGCATCAGCCGGTGCGGAGGGCGCAACGACGGAAACAGCCGAGCGAAAAGGCTGGATGGTTCTCCTCACCACGCCCACGCTGCTTGCCAACTATTTCGCCTACTTCGTATTCGGGTATTTCCTGTTCTTTTTCATGACCTGGCTGCCGTCCTACCTGCGCAAATCCTACGGGCTGGATCTTTCGCAGGTCGGGCTCGTTGCCGTTTTGCCCTGGCTGACGGCGGCCGTCGCGCTCGTGATCGGCGGTCGCATTTCGGACAGGACGCTCGCGCGGACTGGAAACTACCGCCGGTCACGCACCTACCAGATTGCGCTCACACAGGCCGTCGCGGCATTGGCTGTCATTCCGGTCGCGCTGACCGGGGACGTCACCATTGCGGTGGCAGGCATTACCGTCGCGGTCGCGGCCGCACTCGCCCCCAACGCTGCGTTCTACGCCGTGGTGGTGGATGTGGTGCCACGCTACGCCGCGACGGCAATGGGGGTGATGACGGTATGGTTCGCGGCGGCCGGGTTCCTGGCGCCTGTCATTACGGGAGCGCTTCTCCAGTTCACCGGCGACTTTCGATACGCGTTTCTTCTGATGGCGGTTCTGGCGACCCTCTCGGTGCTCGGGCTGCTTGTCTTCCACCGGCCTGACGTTGACCGGAAACGTCTTGCGGGCCTGTGA
- a CDS encoding TRAP transporter small permease, whose translation MKALRFIEANLERYLLAAILLALVVILAMQVFARYVVGAPLVWSEELARYLLIWCTFIGVSLAVREGRNISVDLLPTIFGPKSIKAFTLLALAGSLIFFVIIVWYSIPLTQRIAKIGQRSPGLNIQMWTIYAAAPVGFSLAALRAVQAIWLLVSGRSGPTHKSEAI comes from the coding sequence ATGAAAGCGCTGCGGTTCATCGAAGCCAATCTTGAGCGCTATCTTCTGGCAGCCATCCTTCTGGCGCTCGTCGTCATTCTGGCGATGCAGGTGTTCGCGCGCTATGTGGTCGGCGCGCCGCTGGTGTGGTCCGAAGAGCTGGCGCGTTACCTCCTGATCTGGTGCACGTTCATCGGCGTCAGCCTTGCGGTGCGCGAGGGGCGGAACATCTCGGTCGACCTGCTGCCGACAATCTTCGGCCCGAAGAGCATCAAGGCATTCACCTTGCTGGCGCTTGCCGGCTCGCTGATCTTCTTCGTCATCATCGTCTGGTACTCGATCCCGCTGACGCAGCGCATCGCCAAGATCGGCCAGCGCTCGCCCGGCCTCAACATCCAGATGTGGACCATCTACGCGGCCGCGCCCGTGGGCTTCTCGCTCGCGGCCCTGCGCGCGGTCCAGGCCATCTGGCTGCTCGTCAGCGGTCGCTCCGGGCCCACCCACAAGAGCGAGGCGATCTGA
- a CDS encoding FAD-binding oxidoreductase, translated as MRGDAIPARNNADWSSLSPQPPAILVRPTSTEDVAHVLRICSEAGMPVVPQGGLTGVSGGARPVAGCVALSMERFVGVENIDEAASTMTVRAGTPLEVVQKAAAERGLYFPLDLGARGSCAIGGNVSTNAGGNRVIRYGMTRDLVLGMEVVLPDGTVLTNLNKMLKNNTGYDLRQIFVGAEGTLGVVTRLVLRLFPQPVSTLAAVCGVADYGRVLALLAGARKRLGPSLSAFEVMWADYWEVAARRVPNVRDPLEGDHPFHVLVELQGSDEDIDGQRFQSWIEAEFEAGTVTDAALSQSLADVAAFWGSRDAASEFIQVLGPHLSFDISLSVGDMDAYAAACRDRLAARIDGCQAMFYGHIADGNMHIIAWVPGAPKQPDTEVYDVIYGLVREYGGSVSAEHGIGLTKKNYLSYSRSEPELALMRTIKRALDPGNIMNPGKVFDMPATGESRS; from the coding sequence ATGCGCGGCGACGCAATCCCGGCGCGCAACAACGCCGATTGGAGCTCACTTTCGCCGCAGCCGCCCGCGATCCTCGTCCGGCCGACCTCGACGGAAGACGTCGCACATGTTTTGCGGATCTGCAGCGAGGCCGGGATGCCGGTGGTGCCGCAGGGCGGGCTCACCGGCGTCAGCGGCGGTGCGCGTCCGGTGGCCGGGTGCGTCGCACTCTCGATGGAGCGCTTCGTCGGGGTCGAGAACATCGACGAAGCCGCGTCGACCATGACCGTGCGCGCCGGAACGCCGCTTGAGGTGGTGCAGAAGGCGGCAGCCGAGCGCGGCCTGTACTTTCCGCTCGACCTTGGCGCCCGCGGCTCCTGCGCCATCGGCGGCAACGTTTCCACCAACGCCGGCGGCAACCGCGTCATCCGCTACGGCATGACCCGCGACCTGGTGCTCGGCATGGAAGTGGTGCTGCCGGACGGCACGGTGCTCACCAATCTCAACAAGATGCTGAAGAACAACACCGGGTACGACCTGCGCCAGATCTTTGTTGGCGCGGAGGGCACGCTCGGCGTCGTCACCCGCCTCGTGCTGCGGCTCTTCCCGCAGCCGGTGAGCACGCTGGCGGCCGTGTGCGGCGTGGCGGACTATGGCCGCGTCCTTGCGCTCCTTGCAGGCGCGCGCAAGCGGCTGGGGCCGTCTCTCTCGGCGTTCGAGGTGATGTGGGCGGACTACTGGGAGGTTGCCGCGCGGCGGGTGCCCAACGTGCGCGACCCTCTGGAAGGCGATCACCCGTTCCACGTCCTCGTCGAGTTGCAGGGATCGGACGAGGACATCGACGGCCAGCGCTTTCAGTCCTGGATCGAGGCGGAGTTCGAGGCCGGCACCGTGACGGACGCAGCGCTGTCGCAGTCCCTCGCCGACGTTGCGGCCTTCTGGGGCTCGCGCGATGCCGCATCCGAATTCATCCAGGTGCTGGGGCCGCACCTGTCGTTCGACATCTCGCTCTCGGTCGGCGACATGGACGCCTATGCCGCGGCCTGCCGCGACCGGCTCGCGGCGCGGATCGACGGCTGCCAGGCAATGTTCTACGGCCATATCGCGGACGGCAACATGCACATCATCGCCTGGGTCCCCGGCGCGCCGAAGCAGCCGGACACCGAAGTCTACGATGTCATCTACGGCCTGGTGCGGGAGTATGGCGGCTCGGTCTCCGCAGAGCACGGCATCGGCCTCACCAAGAAGAATTATCTCTCCTATTCCCGGTCCGAGCCGGAACTGGCGCTGATGCGGACGATCAAGCGCGCGCTCGACCCCGGCAACATCATGAACCCCGGCAAGGTCTTCGACATGCCGGCCACCGGCGAGAGCCGCTCATGA